A window of the Bufo gargarizans isolate SCDJY-AF-19 chromosome 1, ASM1485885v1, whole genome shotgun sequence genome harbors these coding sequences:
- the LOC122925089 gene encoding oocyte zinc finger protein XlCOF6.1-like: MTNCGEILTDIKMEDEEERMMCNPPCKSEVEEDIPGDITTENPTKNTEANVMLSLNYKAEEEDIMRCSSGESLYPELHSTCNLPNHEGPSPNQSWTVTSTGHKGGKRFHCDKAFTKRSRLSTHRRCHTGKKPHSCSECEKCFTNKKYLVKHEKHHTGEKPHSCSELGIFLLSRSNLIRHERTPTRAKPYSCSECGKCFAQKSHLVTHERIHSGEKPHSCSECGKSFTDISSLVKHERIHTGEKPYSCSECGKCFTNKSHLVTHQKIHTGEKPYSCSECGKCFTYKSSLVCHERTHTGEKPFSCPECVKCFTIKSHLITHQKIHTGEKPYSCSECGKCFTSKSSLVSHQRSHTGEMPFSCSECGKCFKTKSNLVAHKRVHTGNKPHLCSECGKFFTEKSSLVRHERSHRGEKPFLCSECGKRFTQKPSLVAHQRSHTGEKYR, encoded by the exons atgacaaattgTGGGGAAATTCTGACTGATATTAAaatggaggatgaagaagagcggatgatgTGCAATCCCCcatgtaagagtgaggtggaggaggacattccaggagatatcaccacag AAAATCCCACTAAGAATACTGAGGCAAACGTCATGTTATCACTAAATTATAAAGCAGAAGAAGAAGATATCATGCGGTGCTCTTCAGGAGAAAGTTTATATCCAGAACTTCACAGTACATGTAATCTCCCTAACCATGAGGGACCTTCTCCTAATCAATCATGGACTGTTACAAGTACAGGTCATAAAGGGGGTAAAAGGTTTCATTGTGATAAAGCGTTCACAAAGAGATCAAGACTTTCTACACACAGAAGATGTCACACAGGGAAGAAACCAcactcctgttcagaatgtgagaagtgctttacaaataaaaaatatcttgttaaacatgagaaacatcacacaggagagaaaccacaTTCATGTTCAGAACTTGGGATTTTTCTTTTAAGTAGATCGAATCTCATTAGACATGAGAGAACTCCCACACGAGCGAAGCcatattcgtgttcagaatgtgggaaatgttttgcacagaaatcacatcttgttacacaCGAGAGAATTCACAGTGGAGAGAAGCcacattcatgttcagaatgtgggaaaagttttacAGATATATCaagtcttgttaaacatgagagaattcacacaggagaaaagccatattcatgttcagaatgtgggaaatgttttacgaataaatcacatcttgttacacatcagaaaattcacacaggagagaagccatattcatgttcagaatgtgggaaatgttttacatataaatcaagtcttgtttgtcatgagagaactcacacaggagaaaagccgttttcatgtccagaatgtgtgAAATGTTTTACGATTAAATCACATCTTattacacatcagaaaattcacacaggagagaagccatattcatgttcagaatgtgggaaatgttttacatctaaatcaagtcttgtttctcatcagagaagtcacacaggagagatgccattttcatgttcagaatgtggaaaatgttttaaaactaaatcaaatcttgttgcaCATAAGCGAGTTCACACGGGAAACAAACCacatttatgttcagaatgtgggaaattctttacagagaaatcaagtcttgttaggCATGAAAGAAGCCATagaggagagaagccgtttttatgttcagaatgtgggaaacgttttACACAAAAGCCAAGCCTTGTtgcacatcagagaagtcacacaggagagaagtatAGATGA